Genomic window (Prionailurus bengalensis isolate Pbe53 chromosome E3, Fcat_Pben_1.1_paternal_pri, whole genome shotgun sequence):
CAGTGGTGATGCCAGGATATCTAGGTTGGTGGGTCTGAAGGGGAGAGATGCGCTGCCAGGGAGAGCCGGAGAACTCTTAAAGCAGCTTTTCCTGGCAGGCAGTACTTCCTGTGCTAATTGCAGGAATATTAGGAAAGCTGATGAGATTATTAGGCACCAACCTCTCCCTCATGTGACCTGGTATCTGCATCTTCTGGGACTTGGGCCTGGAAGTAGGGGCCCACTCTAGGCTGTAGACCTTCTATGACTTTGGGTCTGGGGCAGACCCCTGGACCTGGGCCAGAGCCCTTTCCAGTGGCCAGCCCAGATGCCAGCCCTGCCCCATACCGTGACAGCGGGAGAGGTGCCAGCTCTTACCACCTTTGGTGGCCCTCTGCCAGGCCGGAACTATGTTCTGCATTCCAGACCCAGACCTGGCTTGGATCTCTTCACAAGGCCAGGGGTCAGGCCCGTGCCAGCTGTTGGCCAACCCTTGGGGCTGGGTGCCATGACCCCATTTCCTGCCCTGTGCCCGTGGATGGCTCTGCCTGAGGCAAGGAAGACTGGCCTGACCTGTTGggggagccagccctgccctcctTGACTTCCTGCCCCCGCGCCCCCCAGCACCTGAGTCAGTGGGCCGGCCGTTGGGGCTGACGGGGTGAGGGTGCAGGGAGGCCAGATGGAGCATCTCGAGGAGATCGGTGTGGAGCACGGATGAGCCGTCTGTGCCACTCACAGGCCCGTTCCCCAGTTCCTGCTAAGGTGACAGGGGCAGGGTGCCTGCTCTCTGACGGTGCCTGGAGCCCATCATTCTCATTTCTGCCCTCTCCTGTCCATCTCCACGTGGTGGTCTCTGTCCTGTCCCCCTTCGCTTGAGACATGCCATCAGCTTCTTGTTGCTTGTCCATTGGAGGGAGGCAAGATTCCCCTCCTCAGGTGGGGATTCCCCTCCTTAGGCCGCGTTCTGTCTGGCCCCAACTCACCCCATCTTGAGGCTCAGCCCCTCACCATCACTGCCCAAGCCATCAGCCACATCGTCCTTTGCCCTGTTCCTCACACCATGAAGACCGTGCATCTGCCTACCACACctgcagggcctttgcacatgctgctctTTCTACTTGGAACCCTCCCCGCTTGGTTGATTCCTCCTTACCCTTTGGGGCATAAggaacacccccctcccctgtgGCCAGGGTCTGGTATCCCGGCTCCCTGCTGGCTGTCCTCAGGGAACTTTGCCTTCACGTgttttgtgtgttgggggggagagggagctgCATCTGCCTCTCAGGCCAAGCTGTGAGCTACTTGAGGACAGAGGTGGGGTCTTTTGCACTCACTTCTGGTCACACCTGCAGGCTGAGCCAAGGGCTGGGCATGGATAATTTGACAAGGGAATGAATGGGAatggatgagtgagtgaatgaatgaaagtctTGTTGGGGCTGCTGAAGGGACTTGCTTCCATCCCCACTGGAGCCAGCATCAGCATGGAGGGCCATCCTAGGTCACACACCCACCTtgtccccctgcccacctgctcCCCCACAGAGAAGGCAATAGACCAGGTCAAGAAAGACAGTTCTGAGCCCAGCTCACCCTACCGGCTCAAGGTAATTAGAGCCCTTGTTACTCACAGGTGGCCAGCCCAAAGCACTCCAGGAAGCCGTGGAGACACCCACGGCCCCACCCAGTTTCCCAGCCCACTCTGTGGCTcccagcagggtggggagggggggtgggcagctggCCAGAAGGGGACAgacgggtggggtgggggagctttGTTGCCTGGGTGAGGGTTGGATGCAGCTGCCACAGCTGGTGACCTCTGACCACTGGAACCGTGATGAGGAAGGGGCTCTGTCTGAGGGTGAGTGGCAGCATTGGAGTGAGAGTCCAGGCCTTCGGGTCCAGGGACATGAAACTAAaaccaagagaagaaacaaatggaTGAAGGCACCTGTCAGAGTTCTCTTGGACAGTGACAGCCCATTGGCCACAAAGTGGCAGGGACGCTGGGGTGTATATTCCCagccactgcccccccccacgCAGAGCCCCAcctcaggaacagagtggggaCAGCAGGGATGCACTGTGGTGAAGGaggccctgctcccagcccctggctTAGGCTTGGGCACAGGGGCTCGAAGTCATGCCAAGGGAGGTTCTGAGTCTCTAAGATGTCATCAGGAGCCTGGGATAACTGAGGAGGTGGCCCCCAAACCTTTGCGCAGGCCTGGTGCGCTCAGGCCAACTGCACTGGGCAGGGTGTAGGTAGTCCCCGGTTCTAGCACGCCTACTCCTCTTCCCTGGGAACTCTGGCCTGATGCCCAGGTTGGCCAAGGTGGGACCAGAGACAGAACGTATGTGGTGAGCCAGGGATGGAGCTTGGGACTGAGGTGTGGAAAGAGGGGCCTGCTCCCTTATGCCCAGGGTCCATACAAGTCCTGGGATGAAAAGGGTGGGCAGAtggagggtgggcagggcaggaaggTCTCGGACATGGGGATGTGCTTGGCCTGTAGTCAGCACAAGGAGAGAAGAGTAGCCGGGACAGGCTATATGCAGCTAGAGGGACCGTCTCAATCCTAGCCAGTGGGGTGTGTGGCCTGAGCCCCTGTCTGGGGTCAtgaggccacccccccccccagccgccccTCAGGCACAGTGGCTGGCCACATCCTGCCTACCAGCCCTCTCTCTTAGGTCTCTGATGCCCCTCCTGGACCCAGACACCGGGCTCCTGGTCCTGGCAGGAAAGGTAAGTGAGAAGCTGGAGTGCCCACCCACATCAGCCCCCAGGgtggccaggccaggccccaACCTTCGACCTAGCTGGCCTGCTGGGAGATAGCAGGATGCCCTCCACCTCTGCCAGGCTGAGTGGCCTTCAGGTTGGCGTGACCGTAATTCCCAAGAATGTCAGCTTTGTGGACAAGGCCAACAATCAAGCAGTGTTAGCTCACAGCGGGCGTTCTGTAAGCCCCGAAGCCGCCCTGTTCTTACTCTGTGTGCAGTGAAGTCTACCGAGGAACTCAGCCCAGAGCGCGGGGGTGGGAGCCGGTGTCTGATCTGGAGCACATGCGAGGCCACCAGGGCGCGGGTGGCGAGTGGCGCTCAGTCTGGGCTCCTTTCAGGGTGATAGTCAGTTGTATTGCTACGAGGTGACCCCGCAGCAGCCAGCGCTGAGCCCAGGTAAGCCCTGTTCCCTCCTCCCCGtccccctgccttccctcccctacctccctgactctcttcccatgctccccacccctgcatctcCCCACCTGTCTTCCCATGCTGTCCCCCACAGTGATGCAGTGCCTCCTTGAGAGTGTGCTGAGGGGCGCGGCTCTTGTGCCCCGGCGGGCGCTGGCTGTCATGGGCTGTGAAGTGCTCCGTGTCCTGCAGCTGAGCGACACAGCCATCGTGCCTATCAGCTACCACGTGCCTCGCAAGgtgagggggacctgggtgaggggctgggaaggTCTAGGGGGCCTAGACCTGACTGGCCACGTACGTCCCCATCTGCCAACAGGCTGTGGAGTTCCATGAGGACCTGTTCCCGGACACCGCAGGCTGCATCCCTGCCTCCGACCCCCATGCCTGGTGGGTGGGGAGCAACCAGCAGGTAGGGGCCCTCACCCTTGCCCTCCAGCTTGGCTGGCCACTCCCAGCCTCCACCTGCCCCACGCACGACCCCACAGTCCAGCTGTATGAACTCAGctgccctgtgtctccctccttgtcCCTATCCCCTGCCTGGGACACCACGTTCTTCCCTCAGGTGCAGAAGGTTAGCCTCCACCCAGCTCGGCGGCCCCACCTCAGCTTCACTTCCTGCCTGGTGCCCCCTGCGGAGCCCTCCCCGGACCAGGCCCAGCCTGCAGACACTCCTGCGGGTGATGCGGATCCCAGCGTGAGTGCCAGGGCggtcttcctttcctctccatccTGCCACCATCATGGTGCCTAAGTCAAAGCTGCCAAGTGTGTTCGCCTGCCTGAGGGTCTCTGAGCCTTTTGTAGTCATCATCAAGCATAACAGAGACAGAAACATGTGAAGCACAAAGAACTTCATGCTGTTCTCCAAATTGAGCAAACCCTTAAAAAGCCAGACTTTCACAGAAAAATCTAGGTTTCTGGTTTCTCTTGAAGTACTGGCAGATGTTAACCATACGGGGCCTGCCTGTTCTCCTACCAAGCCAGGAGTTGGCAGCTGCCACCCACTGTCCCCACCGTCTGAAGTTTAGCTTGCCCTGCATGTCCCATAGCCTGGGAGGTGGGGCCCAGAGTGATGACCCCAgtgcccctttctctctggccaaGAAACTGGGGGCCTGCTGGCTGACCCAAGGTGTTTCTCCCCCAGGAgggcttctcttcccctctcagcTCGCTGACCTCCCCCTCCACACCCTCCAGCCTGGGGCCCTCGCTCTCTAGCACCAGTGGTATCGGCACCAGCCCCAGCCAGAGATCCCTACAGAGCCTGCTGGGTAAGTGCATCAGGGCAGGAGCTAACCCAGGCTACATCTGCTCCCCTCCTGGTGGGGTCACTTGTCCTTGTGGGATGGAGTAAGTCTGCAGTAAGCGGGCAGCCTGGATGTTCTCTGGAGGCCTGGGCACAGGTCGTGCACCATCCTGCTGTGATGTGAACAGGCAGGCCGCTGGGCAGGGCATTCTCATGTGGCTCCATCCCTGCCGCCTGCCAGGCCCCAGTTCCAAGTTCCGCCATGCTCAGGGCACCGTCCTGCACCGAGACAGCCACATCACCAACCTCAAGGGGCTCAACCTCACCACGCCTGGCGAGAGCGATGGGTTCTGTGCCAACCGGCTTCGTGTGGCTGTGCCCTTGCTCAGCAGTGGCGGGCAGGTGGCTGTGCTGGAGGTGAGAGACCCCACTCACGTGGTGCCCTCCCAGGGCCCTGCAAGAAGTTAAGGGCATTGGGTACCCACACCAGCTCATACTCTCTGAGCACaaactatgtgccaagcacctgCCAGCATCCCCTTTGATCTTCCCAGCTGTCCTGCGGGGATACCactcttatccccattttacagatggatgaaagcagtgaggcacagagaggcttaGTGACCTgtcaggtcacacagctgtgtaagtggtggagctgggattcgaacccaggctGCCTGAGCCCCAAGCCTGAGCTCTTTCCACCACTCCACGCTGTCCCCCTCGCTTTCTGGGACACAAAGTTGGCGCTTGGGGCTCAGAGCACAAGGCGGCTGAGGCAGAGAGCTTGGGCCACCCGGCAGTGGGGCATCAGCTGCAGAAGGTGGGGGGCCCAGGCGTGCTGCTTGCCCTGCAGACCCTGGGGACCGAGCTCTCCTGCCTGTTACTGATGGGCCTGCGGGTGGGGTTACCTCCCACAGCTGCGGAAGCCTGGCCGCCTGCCCGACACAGCACTGCCCACAATGCAGAATGGCGCAGCTGTGACTGATCTGGCCTGGGACCCCTTTGACCCCTACCGCCTCGCTGTGGGTAAGGAGGCTCGGCGCTAGGCTCAAGGGAGGGCCCAGGGGTGTGAATGAGGGTAGGGGGAGCCCAGAGGTCTTGGGCACAGCAGTGATGAGCCAGCACTCTCTTCAGGTGGGGAGGATGCCAGGATCCGACTGTGGCGGGTGCCCCCAGAGGGCCTGGAGGAGGTGCTCACGACACCTGAGGCCGTGCTCACAGGTCAGGtgggccagggtggggctgggagacaGGCAGTGGCTCCTGAGGAACTCAGCATTACTCCCTGCCTCACCCCCAGGCCACACAGAGAAGATCTACTCTCTGCGCTTCCACCCGCTGGCAGCCGACGTGCTGGCCTCCTCTTCCTATGACCTGACCATTCGGATCTGGGACCTTAAGGCCAGAGCTGAGCGGCTGAGGCTGCAGGGCCATCGGGACCAGGTAGGACATCTGTGGGAGCAGGCGCCCAGCCACAGGCTGAGAGGCCGCCTCTCACATCCATCCACATCTGCCTCCAGATCTTCGGCCTGGCCTGGAGTCCCGACGGACAGCATCTGGCCACTGTCTGCAAGGATGGGCACCTGCGGGTCTATGAGCCCCGGGGTGGCCCTGAGCCCCTGCAGGTGAGCAAGAGGCAATGAGGACAGCCTTCAGACCTGACTGAGTGTCCGCTGCTGGCCCTCATGTGCTGTATCCCAACAGGAAGGCCCAGGGCCTGAGGGGGCCCGTGGAGCCCGCGTTGTCTGGGTGTGTGACGGTCACTGTCTGCTGGTGTCCGGCTTTGACAGGTGAGGACTCAGGACTACCATCCCCACACCCAGACTTAAGCAGCTAATTGTGTCCTTTTTCCCCAGACACGCATACACGTGTTAGACACCAGAAGCTGTTCCTGCTACTCACTTATtgggtgcatggatggatggatgggttggTGGGTAGGTTAgtggatggatgggagggagggagacccagagggaTGAGAGCCATACCTACTGCCTGGAGCCCATGCCTGGCATGGACCGGGTGAAAAGCATGAAACAACCAAGCCTAGTGGAGAGGCCCGAGGGAGAATATTTGGCACATTGGAAGAGGGATCAGGGAGGGCCTCCTAAGGTAGATGTCATCTGAACTGAGTCACAAAGGAGCTAGTAGCCAGAAATCCAGAGGAGAGGGCATTCAAGTGTGGGTGGAAAGGCTAGGAGGCTGACCAGCCTGGCTGGAGCAGAGAATGACAAGCAGAATATGGGGAGAGAAGTACAGACAGCAGGCCACAGTGGCCACGAGACCCATGCTGGTGGAGGATTGGAGAACAGCAGAGGGAGCATTAGTAGGGGATGAGGCCAGCAGGTTAGGCCACTGTTGCAGGAGACCGGAGACAGTAGTTCTGAGAACTGGATcaggaaagagaagggacagaggcaCTCCTCAGGTGTCGAAGCCTGACAGGATCAGGGTCCTTGCTAGAGTCCTTTCCCTGACTCAGGTCCCTGCAGCTCTAAGGACCTGCTTCTGCTCCTGGGGTCTCCCTTGCAGCCGAAGTGAGCGCCAGCTACTCCTGTACCCCGCCAAGGCTGTGGCCGGTGGCCCTTTGGCAGTGCTGGGGCTGGATGTGGCTCCCTCAACCCTGCTTCCCAGCTATGACCCGGACACCAGCCTGGTGCTACTCACGGGCAAGGTGGGCTGGAGCGTGCAggcgggggtggtgggcaggtgAAAGGTGGGGAGAAAGGCAACTTTAGCTGGCTGCCTCACTCTTGCCACCCACCCAGGGCGACACCCGTGTGTTCCTATACGAGCTGCTCCCAGAGGCTCCTTTCTTCCTGGAGTGCAATAGCTTCACATCGCCTGACCCCCACAAGGTGAGCCTGTGCACCCTCACTGGTCCTCCTGGTGGGTGCGACACAgggctcccctgccctctcctggcCAGATGGGGAAGTGCAGGGGCCTGTCGGATCAGCAGGTCACTGGGCCAGGGTGTGCCCAGCAGCTGTCAGGAGCTGGTTGTTAAACTCCACCGTTATTAGAAATTAAACTATAAAACCTTAAGTTATATGAACCTACAAGTAAATTACATTGAAAACCTGGGCAGTAAACATTCAATGTATCACTTCTTAGTTATTTTACctgattttatggtttttttgtgccGTCGAGGCTACTTACACCTGTGGGCTCTGCCAGTGGATAGACTAGATGCTGCTACCACACATGTGTTCCCCATTCTGCATTCAACAAGTCATGTTGGTGGTGAGAAATCACCATGGTGGGTTCTTACAACATGGAAATAGGCTAGTCAGAGCTACAAAACGGCATTTTTCCTCCAGAGAGCTActtgttaaagattttttaaaaatgttttttatttattttgaaagagagagagagtgtgtgcgtgtgtgtgtgagtgggagaggggcagagagagaatcctaagcaggccccgcactgtgtgctcagagcccgatgccagggctcgaaccaatgaactgtgagattgtgacctgagccgagatcaagagttggaagcttactgactgagccccccaggcgcccctccagagaGCTAGTTGTTAAGCATCTGCTAGCATGCTCCCATTCAGGGATGGGCCTTGGTTCTGGTGGTCCTAAGTAGGGGTGTTGGCAGTCTGTGGGGGTGCAGGTGTCCACTCAGATCCCCCTGCTCTCCAGGGTTTCGTCCTCTTGCCCAAGACAGAGTGTGACGTCCAGGAAGTAGAGTTTGCCCGATGCCTGCGGCTTCGCCAGACCTCCCTGGAGCCCGTTGCCTTCCGTCTACCGCGAGTCAGGGTGAGGTTGGGAGCCTGACACCCCAACACCTAGTCCTCCTTCCCAGtacctgtaatttttcttttaatctttatatgcatatatttatttttggagagagagagaatacatgagcaggggagggacagagagagagagagtcacagaattcaaagcaggctccaggctctaagctgtcagcacagagtccaacgcagggcttgaactcatgaaccgtgagatcatgacctgagctgaagtcggacacttaactgactgaggcacccaggcacctccccacccccaccagtccCCATAAAAGGGGCTTTGGGGCCCGACTGGCCCTGTCACCAAACTATCCCACTCACTGCTCTTTGGGGTGCCTGTTCCCTTATTCTGCTGAGATTCTGAAACTGGCAGAAACCCCAGAGTGGGCCCCGGATCTTACCTTACCCCCTTCCGAAGGGATGCTGATGCACCTTGGGCCTCTGGTAGGTGCCCCAGGGTAGCCCCTTTGTTCTTCCCTACAGAAAGAGTTCTTCCAGGATGATGTGTTCCCAGACACGGCCATGAGCTGGGAGCCGGTGCTCAGTGCGAAGGCCTGGCTGGGAGGTGCTAATGGGCAGCCCCGGCTGATCAGCCTACAGCCCCCTGGCATGACCCCAGGTAGGCTGAGGAGCTGGGGGGGTGGCAAGTAGGAAGCAGGGAAgtgagtggtgggggggggggagggctggagaaGGGGTCGAAAGGTCAAGTCCAagattcccacccaccccccccatctcccTGTCACACAGAAACCTCTGATGTTTCCAAGGATGGGGTGTTTGCATTTCCAGGCTCATACTCTGAGCCTTTCGAGGGCAGGGCCCAGGGTTTGTGTTTCCATCACAGTTCCCACCCCTGATGTGCACACATACGCTACATGGTGCCCACGGCAGCCTTGTGAGCAGAGGATGGGGCAGCTGTTATTACCCTCTCTGGGGTCTCCGCCACAGGATTCCCTAGGGAATGGTACCAAAGGGTTGGGCAAGGAGTCCTCACCGAGGGGATTCTCTGATGTCTGATGCCTGTCCCTGCCCTACCCCAGTGAGCCAGGCACCCCGTGAAGCCCCTGCCCGTCGGGCCCCGTCCTCAGCACTGTACCTGGAAGAGAAGTCAGATgagcaaaagaaggaagaggtaggtaggcaggggagggggttgACCAGTATGGCCCACACAGAGTCCTGGCCGTACCTAATGACTGCCCTTCGGTTGTCTCTCCGACCCAGGCTGGGACAGGAGCCAGGGTCACACACCTCTCTCGATTGGGCAGCTTACTGGGGGAGACCTTCCAGAGCCCTGAAGTGGACCCATGGGGCACGGGACTCAGGAatccagggaagggcagaaggaggccCCCCTCTGGCCTGGCCCATCCCAAACAGAGCCAAGGGTTTGGGACCCAAGTGCATTTGGGGCCCTGGTGCACATTTGAGCATCTGAGCCAGTGTGCAGACTCCAGTGCTGCATGGCACAGAGTCTGTCTCTGGCTCCCTAATATTGGTCGAAGTGTATTTTTTTGTGAAAACCATCCCCTTTGTCAGGGCTCTGATGAGCATGGCTCTTTCACACCCTTGACCGGGTTCAAACTGTGAAGGCCTATGTTCCTGGGGGTAGCGGTCCTATTCTATTCCCTTGCCACCTCTTCTTCTGTCCACTCTTCTAGCTGCTCAGTGCCATGGTGGCAAAGCTGGGGAACCGCGAGGACCCGCTCCCTCAGGACTCCTTTGAAGGTGTGGACGAGGACGAGTGGGTGAGTAGATGAGAGGGCCCTCGCATCCCCTCCGTCCGTCCCTCACCCTGCAGCCTGAGACACCCCCCTTCTCAGACCTCTCAACTCCCTCCGACTTGGTTTATCTCCCCAGGACTAGACTGCCCACCAGCCACCTCTGGCCTCACCTGCTGCCGCCACCTCCCAGAACCACCTGATGTGCCCGCTGCGCACCTCCGGTCTCCCCCTCAAACTGGAAGATGCCTCGTGGCCCTGGCACACCTCCTCCCCAAAGCCCTGACTTCCTTTGGGCCTTGGGCACTTCCAAGGCCTCTAGGTCCCGCTGCAACTCCCATGGATTGTCTGCACCTCTGCTTTCCCTGGGACTGGCTGCTTCTCCTCAGCTGCCTGCTAGCATGTGGAGCCAGGGGCATGGGAGCGCGGTGGGCTGGGAGTGCTGAGGGGTTAGTAGACGTCCCTGGGCTGGTCCCAGCCTGGGCTGGCTTTGCCCAGCACCTTCACTTAGCACGGGCAACATCCCATCTTGCCTGCTGTCCCCACTTCCAGGTAAGAGCCTTGGGGGCTGGCCCCCTGCCAGGCCGTTTGGCACAGCACCAGCCTCATGGGCCAGGGACCAgttgccctcctccccaggttTGAAACCAGGAGAAGGGGGACATCACGGAGCTGATGGCCCAGTTAAGGGCGGGGTGTGAGCCCCTCAGGGACTGGCCTGAATATACCCTGGATGTTTTCAGCAATTAAACTTTTCTGAGCTGGCTACCTCTTGTGCTGCTGTGGTCTCTTGCTGACTGCGAGAGTTCGGGGACAGGAGTATGGGTGAAGGCGGTTTGGCCCTGGGTTCCCCCTTGTTCCAGGCCTCACTTTGCTCCTCAGGCCTTTTCAGCTGCTATGAGTTGGTTCATTCACCCAACACATAGATACCCAACAGTGGTCTGGATGGTAGATACGGTAAGGGACAGGAGAGACCAGGCCTCTCAAGGCACTTGTCATTGTCCTCCTGTGCAGGGGAGCCAGACTGTGTGCAAGTAAGCAAACTATGAAGAGAGACATAAAGAAgacaaattaggggcacctggctggtgtAGTTGGTAAAGTGTGCGACTCTTAACCTCGGGGTTgcgtgtttgagccccatgttgcgcATAGAGATTACTCAaccacaaatatatacataaggAAGACAAATTATGTGAAACAGAGCAGCAGAGAT
Coding sequences:
- the LOC122471728 gene encoding coronin-7 yields the protein MSRFKVSKFRHMEARPSRREAWIGDIRAGTTPSCGNHIKSSCHLIAFNSDRPGVLGIVPLDGQGEDKRQVAHLGCHSDLVTDLDFSPFDDFLLATGSADRTVKLWRLPAPGQALPSVPGLVLGPEGVQVEVLQFHPTVDGVLVSAAGTAVKVWDVTKQQALTELAAHGDLVQGAVWSRDGALVGTTCKDKQLRIFDPRAKPGASQSTEAHKNSKDGWLVWTGTQEHLVSSGFNQMREREVKLWDTRHFSSALTSITLDTSPGSLMPLLDPDTGLLVLAGKGDSQLYCYEVTPQQPALSPVMQCLLESVLRGAALVPRRALAVMGCEVLRVLQLSDTAIVPISYHVPRKAVEFHEDLFPDTAGCIPASDPHAWWVGSNQQVQKVSLHPARRPHLSFTSCLVPPAEPSPDQAQPADTPAGDADPSEGFSSPLSSLTSPSTPSSLGPSLSSTSGIGTSPSQRSLQSLLGPSSKFRHAQGTVLHRDSHITNLKGLNLTTPGESDGFCANRLRVAVPLLSSGGQVAVLELRKPGRLPDTALPTMQNGAAVTDLAWDPFDPYRLAVGGEDARIRLWRVPPEGLEEVLTTPEAVLTGHTEKIYSLRFHPLAADVLASSSYDLTIRIWDLKARAERLRLQGHRDQIFGLAWSPDGQHLATVCKDGHLRVYEPRGGPEPLQEGPGPEGARGARVVWVCDGHCLLVSGFDSRSERQLLLYPAKAVAGGPLAVLGLDVAPSTLLPSYDPDTSLVLLTGKGDTRVFLYELLPEAPFFLECNSFTSPDPHKGFVLLPKTECDVQEVEFARCLRLRQTSLEPVAFRLPRVRKEFFQDDVFPDTAMSWEPVLSAKAWLGGANGQPRLISLQPPGMTPVSQAPREAPARRAPSSALYLEEKSDEQKKEELLSAMVAKLGNREDPLPQDSFEGVDEDEWD